In Sinorhizobium arboris LMG 14919, a genomic segment contains:
- a CDS encoding IclR family transcriptional regulator, giving the protein MSEAENSPLFITSLAKGVALLAAFGAARPSMNLVEMAEATGLNKSTVQRSAFTLEALGYIAKEPQSKRYRLTPKSLEIGAGYLQTSELIERANPYLHELNRSTQESCNLLEPCGTDMAYVSRFASHKQISIHVPLGQRLPMYCTSAGRAYLSALPPEEASGIIGRSRLVAYTQNTETDPERLAEIVRKARNDGFGFTNEEYYVGDIAVGAAIVNAEGRPIGAVNIAVPFSRWTLKDALAELAPQLVNTARSISNAARGLKPLVSRP; this is encoded by the coding sequence TTGAGCGAAGCAGAAAACTCACCCCTCTTCATCACTTCTCTGGCAAAGGGCGTGGCGCTGCTTGCGGCCTTCGGTGCAGCGCGGCCAAGCATGAATCTCGTCGAGATGGCCGAGGCCACCGGTCTCAACAAGAGCACCGTTCAACGGTCGGCCTTTACGCTCGAGGCGCTTGGCTATATCGCCAAGGAACCGCAGTCGAAGCGATACCGGCTGACGCCTAAATCGCTCGAGATCGGTGCCGGCTACCTCCAGACCAGCGAGTTGATCGAGCGTGCCAATCCCTACCTGCACGAGTTGAACCGCAGCACGCAGGAAAGTTGCAACCTGCTCGAACCCTGCGGCACCGACATGGCCTATGTCTCGCGCTTCGCAAGCCACAAGCAGATCTCGATCCATGTGCCGCTCGGCCAGCGCCTGCCGATGTATTGTACCTCCGCAGGCCGCGCCTATCTTTCGGCACTGCCGCCGGAGGAGGCGTCCGGCATCATCGGCCGCTCGCGCCTCGTTGCCTATACGCAGAACACCGAGACTGACCCGGAACGGCTGGCGGAGATCGTCCGCAAGGCGCGCAACGACGGTTTCGGCTTCACCAACGAGGAATATTACGTGGGCGACATCGCCGTCGGCGCCGCAATCGTCAATGCGGAGGGACGTCCGATCGGTGCCGTCAACATTGCCGTGCCCTTCAGCCGCTGGACGCTGAAGGACGCGCTTGCCGAACTTGCGCCGCAACTCGTCAACACGGCGCGCTCGATCTCGAATGCTGCACGCGGGCTGAAACCACTGGTGAGCCGGCCATAG
- a CDS encoding GNAT family N-acetyltransferase yields MIDFRSLTEADFPILCKWLNNPHVRAHYQKTPITIEEVRRKYSERLNPDHPTHCHIACYNGEPFGKLQCYLVRDYPDFASAIGEHDGVAVDLFIGDEQFIGRGLGKAMLRSYVLNVVPSLFSQECRCFICHAKENKIAIRASLSAGFLPYRDVIEGGVESLLLSFDRAI; encoded by the coding sequence ATGATTGACTTCAGGTCACTGACCGAAGCAGATTTTCCGATATTGTGTAAATGGCTAAATAACCCTCATGTGCGTGCTCACTACCAAAAGACGCCAATAACGATCGAGGAAGTTCGGAGGAAGTATTCCGAACGCCTCAATCCAGACCATCCCACCCATTGCCATATAGCTTGCTATAATGGTGAGCCTTTCGGAAAATTGCAGTGCTATCTGGTTCGCGACTATCCCGATTTCGCCTCTGCGATAGGCGAGCACGACGGCGTCGCGGTCGACTTATTTATCGGTGATGAGCAGTTCATAGGGAGGGGCTTGGGGAAGGCTATGCTTCGCTCCTATGTGCTGAACGTGGTTCCTTCCCTTTTCTCCCAAGAGTGCAGATGCTTCATTTGTCACGCCAAGGAGAACAAAATAGCCATTCGTGCTTCGCTGTCCGCAGGGTTTCTGCCGTATCGAGACGTCATCGAGGGCGGTGTGGAAAGTCTGCTGCTTTCATTCGACCGGGCGATTTAG
- a CDS encoding ISNCY family transposase — MSCLITMSQKELHRLELIQRIRGGSLTVVEAAALLGLSRSQVHRLLQAYDLTGADGLVSKKRGRPSNRRYSEDFRNLVLDLVREHYVDFGPTLAAEKLVERHRIAVSKETLRQWMMEAGIWASRRERKKRVFQPRGRRDCFGELVQIDGSHHWWFENRGPKCALLVYIDDATGKLLHLRFAASENTFDYLHATKAYLQQWGKPIAFYSDKHGIFRTTHASKKDRTSGLTQFGRALYELNIDIICANTPQAKGRVERANQTLQDRLVKELRLRGIDTIAAANAYAPEFMADFNRRFGKAARNPKDMHRPFAAHENLDGAMCRKEIRKLSQSLTLRYDKVMFLLDPTDFATALAGQKLIVCDYPDGRLEITHEGTSLPYRTFDTLRSVHRCEVVENKRLDEVLALVAEMQAGREQQRSKGGPRRTGQTDHMFGIRDGSQSNGYQKRGTKPGRKTDFTKDPVVIAKRQQALARLKAAE; from the coding sequence ATGTCTTGTTTGATCACCATGTCGCAGAAGGAATTGCATCGTCTTGAACTGATCCAGCGGATTCGCGGTGGCAGCCTGACCGTCGTCGAGGCGGCCGCGTTGCTCGGTCTTAGCCGCAGTCAGGTCCACCGGCTGTTGCAGGCCTATGACCTGACCGGCGCCGACGGACTGGTCTCGAAGAAGCGCGGCCGTCCGAGCAATCGGCGTTACAGTGAGGATTTCCGCAACCTGGTGCTCGACCTGGTGCGTGAGCATTACGTGGATTTTGGCCCAACGTTGGCGGCCGAGAAGCTCGTCGAACGCCACCGGATAGCGGTCAGCAAGGAGACGCTGCGTCAGTGGATGATGGAAGCCGGCATCTGGGCGTCGCGACGCGAGCGCAAGAAGCGGGTTTTTCAGCCGCGCGGCCGGCGCGATTGTTTCGGCGAACTGGTCCAGATCGATGGCTCGCATCATTGGTGGTTCGAGAACCGCGGCCCCAAATGCGCCCTGCTCGTCTATATCGACGATGCCACCGGCAAGCTGTTGCACTTACGCTTTGCGGCCTCGGAGAACACCTTCGACTATCTGCACGCGACGAAGGCCTATCTGCAGCAATGGGGCAAGCCGATCGCCTTCTACAGCGACAAGCATGGCATCTTCCGCACCACCCATGCTTCCAAGAAGGACAGGACCAGTGGCCTGACGCAGTTCGGGCGGGCCCTTTATGAGCTCAACATCGACATCATCTGCGCCAACACCCCGCAGGCCAAGGGCCGCGTCGAGCGCGCCAACCAGACGCTGCAGGATCGCCTCGTCAAGGAACTGCGGCTGCGCGGCATCGACACGATCGCGGCGGCCAATGCCTACGCGCCGGAGTTCATGGCCGACTTCAATCGTCGCTTTGGCAAGGCGGCGCGCAATCCGAAGGATATGCATCGGCCGTTTGCCGCGCATGAGAACCTCGATGGCGCCATGTGCCGCAAGGAGATCCGCAAGCTGTCGCAGTCGCTGACGTTGCGCTATGACAAGGTGATGTTCCTCCTTGATCCGACGGATTTCGCCACGGCGCTCGCCGGCCAGAAGCTCATTGTCTGCGATTATCCCGACGGCCGCCTCGAGATCACCCATGAGGGGACGTCCCTGCCCTATAGAACCTTCGACACGCTGCGCTCGGTGCACCGGTGCGAGGTGGTCGAGAACAAGCGCCTTGACGAGGTGTTGGCGCTGGTGGCCGAGATGCAGGCCGGACGAGAGCAACAGCGCAGCAAGGGCGGACCGCGCCGCACCGGCCAGACCGACCATATGTTCGGCATTCGCGACGGCAGCCAAAGCAATGGCTACCAAAAGCGCGGCACGAAGCCTGGCCGCAAGACGGATTTTACCAAGGATCCGGTGGTCATCGCCAAGCGCCAGCAAGCCCTTGCACGGCTGAAAGCGGCGGAGTGA
- a CDS encoding SDR family oxidoreductase: MHYSELSGRTIVVTGASAGVGRATAVALAGMGAKVCLIARKSQGLLDAKAEAESKGAKAIAIAVDVADASAVFAAADECERHLGPIDIWINNAMATVFSPVAEITPEEVRRVTEVTYLGYVHGTMAALNFMRPRNRGVIVQVGSALAYRGIPLQAAYCGAKHAIRGFTDSLRAELIHEGSEIALTTVHLPAVNTPQFDWARTHMDAQPRPVAPVYRPEAAAAAIVHAALRPKREYWVGNRTSLIILGNIVAPSLLDRLLARTVEAQQTKRPANADRRENLFKPVDGLHRVNGSFGIEAAANAIAVSEPRTRIAAVIGGALIAAILGAFIGRATRHRRIGRR, translated from the coding sequence ATGCACTATTCCGAACTGTCGGGCCGGACGATTGTCGTAACGGGAGCGTCCGCGGGAGTTGGACGGGCAACCGCTGTTGCCCTTGCCGGCATGGGCGCGAAGGTCTGCCTTATTGCCCGAAAAAGTCAGGGCCTGCTGGACGCTAAAGCCGAAGCCGAGTCCAAGGGCGCCAAAGCAATTGCCATTGCGGTAGATGTGGCAGATGCCAGCGCGGTGTTCGCCGCTGCCGACGAATGTGAACGCCACCTCGGACCGATCGACATCTGGATCAACAACGCGATGGCTACTGTGTTCTCGCCGGTTGCCGAGATCACTCCGGAAGAGGTCCGGCGCGTAACCGAAGTGACCTACCTCGGATATGTCCACGGCACGATGGCCGCCCTCAATTTCATGCGTCCCCGTAATCGGGGAGTGATTGTTCAGGTGGGCTCTGCTCTGGCGTATCGCGGCATTCCGCTCCAGGCAGCCTATTGCGGCGCGAAGCATGCCATACGCGGCTTCACGGATTCACTTCGCGCGGAGCTCATTCACGAAGGCAGCGAGATCGCGCTGACCACTGTCCATCTGCCTGCGGTGAACACGCCGCAATTCGATTGGGCACGTACGCACATGGACGCGCAACCGAGGCCGGTCGCACCGGTCTACCGCCCGGAGGCCGCGGCAGCGGCTATCGTTCATGCAGCGCTCCGTCCAAAACGCGAATACTGGGTCGGGAATCGCACGTCTCTGATCATTCTCGGGAACATTGTTGCGCCCTCGTTGCTGGACCGGCTTTTGGCACGGACGGTCGAGGCTCAGCAGACCAAACGGCCGGCGAATGCCGACCGCCGAGAGAACCTGTTCAAACCCGTTGACGGGCTGCACCGGGTCAACGGATCTTTCGGGATTGAAGCGGCCGCCAATGCAATCGCCGTTTCTGAGCCTCGGACCAGAATTGCGGCCGTGATCGGCGGCGCACTGATCGCAGCAATTCTCGGGGCCTTCATCGGCCGCGCCACGCGCCACAGACGGATCGGACGCAGGTGA
- a CDS encoding RidA family protein, which produces MSIQRFEPNGKRLSHVLVHKDIAYVTGQVAADRTQDIAGQTAQVLARIDGLLAKAGTDKSKILVAQVWLKHVVADFAAMNAVWEDWIPEDALPARATVEANLAAENILVEISVQAAIGD; this is translated from the coding sequence ATGTCCATCCAAAGATTTGAACCGAACGGCAAGCGCTTGAGCCACGTGCTCGTCCACAAGGATATTGCCTATGTAACCGGTCAGGTTGCCGCCGACCGCACGCAGGACATTGCCGGCCAGACGGCGCAGGTACTGGCCCGCATCGATGGACTGCTCGCCAAGGCTGGAACCGACAAGTCGAAGATCCTCGTCGCTCAGGTCTGGCTGAAGCACGTGGTCGCAGACTTCGCCGCCATGAATGCGGTGTGGGAAGACTGGATCCCTGAAGACGCTCTTCCGGCGCGCGCCACTGTCGAGGCCAACCTCGCGGCGGAAAACATCCTCGTCGAAATCTCGGTTCAGGCGGCGATCGGCGATTGA
- a CDS encoding amino acid ABC transporter ATP-binding protein, with protein sequence MISFENVHKAYGQHEVLKGIDASIDKGRVVCLIGPSGSGKSTMLRCVNGLETYQSGRITIDGALVDTEEASIHDIRTRVAMVFQRFNLFPHRTALENVMEGPVYVLRQDRNEVHDRASELLKRVGLGDKLDAYPGSLSGGQQQRVAIARALAMQPAAILFDEPTSALDPEMVGEVLQVMRGLAEEHMTMLVVTHEIQFAREVADSVLFLDGGRIVEQGPARDVLHQPTHERTRDFLRRVTHPM encoded by the coding sequence ATGATCAGTTTCGAAAACGTCCACAAGGCCTATGGCCAGCACGAGGTGCTGAAGGGCATCGACGCATCGATCGACAAGGGCCGGGTCGTCTGCCTGATCGGCCCCTCCGGATCGGGGAAATCGACGATGCTGCGCTGTGTCAACGGGCTCGAGACCTACCAGTCCGGTCGCATCACCATAGACGGGGCCCTGGTGGATACCGAGGAGGCGAGCATCCATGATATCCGCACGCGCGTCGCCATGGTGTTCCAGCGCTTCAATCTCTTCCCGCACCGCACGGCGCTCGAAAACGTCATGGAGGGTCCGGTCTACGTGTTGCGCCAGGACAGGAACGAGGTCCACGACCGGGCGAGCGAACTCCTGAAACGCGTCGGCCTAGGCGATAAGCTCGACGCCTATCCGGGCTCGCTCTCCGGTGGCCAGCAGCAGCGTGTCGCCATTGCCCGCGCGCTCGCCATGCAGCCCGCCGCAATCCTCTTCGACGAGCCGACATCGGCGCTCGATCCGGAAATGGTGGGGGAAGTGTTGCAGGTTATGCGCGGCCTTGCCGAGGAGCACATGACCATGCTGGTCGTCACCCACGAGATCCAGTTCGCCCGCGAGGTCGCCGACAGCGTGCTCTTCCTCGACGGTGGCAGGATCGTCGAGCAGGGACCGGCGCGCGACGTGCTGCACCAGCCGACGCACGAGCGCACGCGCGACTTCCTGCGCCGCGTGACGCATCCGATGTGA
- a CDS encoding amino acid ABC transporter permease, which produces MNTFATRAAEYLPLLLNGLWLTIAITLASLALATVLGLTWALLRTSGIKALALPTRIFVECVRGIPILVVLFYIYFVMPDIGIDLTAFQAGIAGLALTYSCYIGETFRAGIEAIDRGQVEAAKSIGMKHSLMMRRVILPQAVRIVMPPYANNIIMLLKDSSQVSVITVAELTMQGKALASSTFDNMTVFTLVALLYLCLTIPLNMLMRRVEVALGRSK; this is translated from the coding sequence ATGAATACCTTCGCCACCCGCGCGGCGGAATATCTGCCGCTTCTGCTCAACGGATTGTGGCTCACCATCGCGATCACGCTCGCCTCGCTCGCACTTGCGACCGTCCTGGGCCTGACATGGGCGCTGCTCAGGACTTCCGGCATCAAGGCGCTGGCGCTGCCGACACGCATCTTCGTCGAGTGCGTGCGCGGCATCCCGATCCTCGTGGTGCTCTTCTACATCTACTTCGTCATGCCCGACATCGGCATCGACCTGACCGCCTTCCAGGCGGGCATCGCAGGCCTGGCACTCACCTACTCCTGCTACATCGGCGAAACCTTCCGTGCGGGCATCGAAGCGATCGACCGCGGTCAGGTCGAAGCCGCCAAATCGATCGGCATGAAACATTCCCTGATGATGCGGCGGGTGATCCTGCCGCAGGCCGTGCGCATCGTCATGCCGCCCTACGCGAACAACATCATCATGCTGCTCAAGGATTCTTCGCAGGTGTCCGTGATCACGGTTGCTGAACTCACCATGCAGGGCAAGGCGCTCGCCTCTTCCACCTTCGACAACATGACCGTCTTTACGCTCGTGGCGCTCCTCTATCTCTGCCTGACCATCCCGCTCAACATGCTGATGCGTCGTGTCGAAGTCGCGCTCGGGAGGTCGAAATGA
- a CDS encoding DUF433 domain-containing protein, with protein sequence MAAASRAYTPAEAAALSEVAVKSVHNAIDKRIIEARLGREGRELSDEDLLRLKLWYGVGSILSAERRKRLFDTIDQNPDADTVRADDYLIVDVARAREQLAARAEALREAEQKIEAVRGVVGGEPVFKGTRVPVRMIAAMKQQGASSAEIVEGYPSVTARMVELAEIWTAAHPARGRPKKLSEQGLKVKSVKRLPLAKAGSRKASGTAS encoded by the coding sequence ATGGCCGCCGCATCCCGTGCCTACACACCCGCCGAAGCCGCAGCTCTTAGTGAGGTTGCCGTAAAGTCTGTCCACAATGCAATCGACAAGCGGATCATCGAGGCACGTCTTGGCCGTGAGGGCCGAGAACTTTCCGACGAGGATCTACTGCGCCTGAAGCTATGGTACGGCGTGGGATCGATTCTTTCTGCCGAGCGTCGCAAGCGCTTATTCGATACAATCGACCAGAATCCCGACGCGGACACGGTGAGAGCAGACGACTATCTGATCGTCGACGTGGCGCGGGCGAGGGAGCAACTCGCCGCGCGCGCCGAGGCGCTTCGAGAAGCCGAGCAAAAGATTGAGGCTGTGAGGGGCGTTGTAGGCGGCGAACCGGTTTTCAAGGGGACCCGGGTTCCGGTGCGGATGATCGCCGCGATGAAACAGCAAGGCGCCAGCAGCGCGGAAATCGTCGAGGGCTATCCGTCCGTCACGGCGCGCATGGTGGAACTCGCCGAGATCTGGACGGCAGCTCACCCGGCCCGAGGACGGCCGAAGAAACTGTCGGAACAGGGACTGAAGGTGAAGTCGGTGAAGCGCCTGCCTCTCGCCAAGGCTGGTTCCCGGAAGGCGTCGGGCACGGCTTCGTGA
- a CDS encoding nucleoside deaminase yields the protein MANTKRPYDELLLRKAFDVARRSRERGDHPFGSILADHDGNVLLEQCNGYSSEGGDRTAHAERLLATRAGKAYDLNFLAECTMYTSAEPCAMCSGAIYWAGIGRVVFGLSEREMKQRIGDNQENPTLDLPCPVVFAAGQRPTEVVGPMLADEAAKLHEEYWSSR from the coding sequence ATGGCAAACACCAAGCGCCCCTATGATGAACTACTTTTGCGGAAGGCATTCGATGTGGCGCGGCGTTCACGCGAACGCGGGGATCACCCTTTTGGTTCGATTCTCGCCGACCACGATGGCAATGTCTTACTGGAACAGTGCAATGGCTACAGCTCGGAAGGTGGCGACCGCACGGCTCACGCGGAGCGGCTTCTCGCGACGCGCGCCGGCAAAGCCTATGACCTGAACTTTCTTGCCGAATGCACCATGTACACATCCGCGGAGCCATGTGCCATGTGCTCAGGCGCGATCTATTGGGCAGGCATCGGGCGTGTCGTATTTGGGCTGTCCGAGAGAGAGATGAAACAAAGGATAGGCGATAACCAGGAAAATCCGACGCTTGATCTCCCCTGCCCCGTCGTATTCGCCGCCGGTCAGCGCCCCACCGAAGTCGTCGGCCCAATGCTTGCGGACGAGGCGGCGAAACTCCACGAAGAATACTGGTCCAGCCGTTAA
- a CDS encoding flavodoxin family protein, with translation MAESEFRRRFLSRFQDAAFDGLQPELDKIASAAWDAYAHQRKAPRTRKAGPAFKDPDYELSVDWLAARDAIHAAQKRHLDPEGPARILLISGSSRSEHTCPGEMSKSYRLMRIAQETIDQTPGVKTTVLELHRLASEYGRMIHPCKACFSTSPALCHWPCSCYPNYSLGQVDDWMNEIYPMWVEAHGIMIVTPVNWYHVSSPIKLMMDRLVCADGGNPDPTATQGKDAKLAKAIELEGWNYPRHLAGRVFSVIVHGDVEGVENVRRSLSDWLCYMHLEPAGPLAEVDRYIGYWKPYALSHEELDADEAVQEEVRNAARTLVEAVTAKRAGKLISAGGELSQPRQK, from the coding sequence CTGGCAGAGAGCGAATTTCGCCGGCGCTTTCTCAGTCGATTCCAGGACGCGGCCTTCGATGGTCTTCAACCGGAGCTGGACAAGATCGCTTCGGCGGCATGGGACGCCTATGCACATCAGCGAAAAGCACCTCGCACGCGCAAGGCCGGACCTGCGTTCAAGGATCCGGATTACGAGCTGTCCGTCGATTGGCTGGCGGCGCGCGACGCAATTCATGCCGCCCAGAAACGTCATCTGGACCCGGAGGGTCCGGCGCGCATCCTTCTGATCAGCGGGTCCTCCCGCAGCGAACATACCTGTCCGGGCGAAATGTCGAAATCCTACCGACTGATGAGAATTGCGCAGGAAACGATCGATCAAACGCCCGGCGTGAAGACGACCGTTCTCGAATTGCACCGCCTCGCTTCTGAATACGGGCGAATGATTCACCCGTGCAAGGCCTGCTTTTCTACCTCGCCGGCTCTCTGCCATTGGCCGTGCTCCTGCTATCCGAACTATTCGCTTGGGCAGGTCGACGACTGGATGAACGAAATCTACCCGATGTGGGTTGAGGCGCACGGCATCATGATTGTCACGCCGGTCAACTGGTATCACGTTTCCTCGCCGATAAAGCTCATGATGGATCGGCTGGTTTGTGCCGACGGCGGCAACCCAGATCCGACCGCGACGCAGGGTAAGGATGCGAAGCTTGCCAAGGCGATCGAACTGGAGGGCTGGAATTATCCTCGCCATCTCGCGGGGCGGGTCTTTTCCGTGATCGTGCATGGTGACGTCGAGGGGGTCGAGAACGTCCGGCGCAGCCTGTCGGATTGGCTTTGCTACATGCATCTCGAACCCGCCGGCCCATTGGCGGAGGTGGATCGTTATATCGGCTATTGGAAACCGTATGCGCTCAGTCACGAGGAGCTTGATGCCGATGAGGCGGTGCAGGAAGAGGTTCGAAACGCAGCACGAACACTGGTGGAGGCGGTGACCGCCAAGCGAGCTGGAAAGCTTATTTCAGCAGGGGGAGAGCTCTCGCAACCGCGGCAGAAATAG
- a CDS encoding DUF5615 family PIN-like protein yields MKFLIDECLHTSLVAVAQDHGHDCFHINWLGLSGETDWDLMPRIVAEDFTFVTNNARDFRKLHAKEELHAGSVIIVPQVLPALQRELFSAVLQELVDAGDLVNEVVEIAIEDGEAVLTRYALPE; encoded by the coding sequence GTGAAGTTCCTTATCGATGAATGCCTGCACACCTCGCTCGTGGCCGTGGCTCAAGACCATGGCCACGACTGTTTTCATATCAATTGGCTTGGCCTGAGCGGTGAAACCGACTGGGATCTGATGCCGCGCATCGTCGCGGAAGACTTCACCTTCGTGACGAACAACGCGCGCGACTTCAGAAAACTCCACGCAAAAGAGGAGCTGCACGCCGGCTCGGTCATCATCGTTCCGCAGGTCCTGCCGGCACTGCAGCGGGAGTTGTTCTCGGCCGTGTTGCAGGAACTCGTCGATGCGGGAGACCTGGTGAACGAGGTGGTCGAGATTGCTATCGAAGACGGCGAGGCCGTCTTGACGCGCTATGCGCTTCCGGAATGA